From Patescibacteria group bacterium, a single genomic window includes:
- the dnaA gene encoding chromosomal replication initiator protein DnaA has protein sequence MENEKLWQIILAEIELQVSKPVFQTFFTGTSLISVEKDVATIGCLNPLTQRMIETRYYALIKNLLDKHTLGNNSLVFAIKKADGLLSLAQKEPGPLFAKTGSFPEIDLAKQAHLRPDFTFEAFAVSPCNQMAYAAAVAVSRSPGTAYNPLFLHGGVGVGKTHLMQAIGHTVLEKQKNLKIIYCMGEEFTNEIIDAIQTKTTKKFKEKYRSAQMLLIDDIQFIAGKTAVQEEFFHTFNTVQREGGQIVLTSDRPPAEIAKLEERLRSRFEGGLIIDIAPPDFELRCAILLIKAKQKEINLPMDVAQTLAANISSIRKLEGALIRLVTEAQFKKVPLTPELAKSLLSKTNNNETPTRRKVTSNEVLETIADRFNLKISYLKGPKRDRSLSFPRQVCMYILRIECGYPLEEVGEVLGGRDHTTIMHGVEKISTLLSTDEKLREDIAWIKTKLWGTS, from the coding sequence ATGGAAAACGAAAAACTTTGGCAAATAATTTTAGCCGAAATCGAACTTCAGGTTTCCAAGCCTGTTTTCCAAACTTTTTTTACCGGAACCTCTTTAATTTCCGTGGAAAAAGACGTCGCGACCATTGGTTGCCTCAATCCCTTAACCCAAAGAATGATCGAAACCCGCTATTATGCGCTTATAAAAAATCTTCTTGATAAACACACCTTGGGCAATAATAGTTTGGTTTTTGCGATTAAAAAAGCTGATGGTCTTTTATCTTTGGCCCAAAAAGAACCCGGTCCTCTTTTTGCCAAAACAGGAAGCTTTCCCGAAATAGACCTGGCCAAACAGGCCCACCTTCGCCCGGATTTTACTTTTGAGGCCTTTGCCGTTTCTCCTTGTAACCAAATGGCTTATGCCGCGGCCGTTGCCGTCAGCCGTTCCCCGGGAACAGCTTATAACCCTTTGTTTTTGCACGGCGGCGTCGGCGTCGGTAAAACCCATCTTATGCAGGCGATCGGCCATACGGTTTTAGAAAAGCAGAAAAATTTAAAAATTATTTACTGTATGGGGGAAGAGTTCACAAACGAAATTATTGACGCTATTCAAACAAAAACAACAAAAAAATTCAAAGAAAAATACCGCAGCGCCCAAATGCTTTTAATTGACGACATTCAGTTTATTGCCGGCAAAACGGCGGTTCAGGAAGAGTTTTTTCACACTTTTAATACAGTGCAACGCGAGGGAGGACAAATTGTTTTAACCTCTGACCGGCCACCGGCCGAGATTGCCAAGCTTGAAGAAAGACTGCGGTCTCGTTTTGAGGGCGGCCTAATTATTGATATTGCCCCGCCGGATTTTGAACTAAGATGTGCCATTCTTTTGATTAAGGCCAAACAAAAAGAAATTAACCTTCCTATGGACGTGGCCCAAACGCTCGCGGCTAATATTTCTTCCATCAGAAAACTCGAAGGGGCGCTCATAAGACTTGTCACCGAGGCCCAATTTAAGAAAGTTCCTTTAACCCCGGAACTGGCCAAGTCTCTTCTTAGTAAAACCAATAATAATGAAACCCCAACCAGAAGAAAGGTCACCAGTAATGAGGTTTTAGAAACAATTGCCGACCGTTTTAATCTTAAGATTTCCTATCTTAAGGGGCCAAAAAGAGACCGGTCTCTTTCCTTTCCTCGTCAGGTCTGTATGTACATCTTGAGGATAGAATGTGGATATCCACTCGAGGAAGTTGGGGAGGTTTTAGGTGGTCGCGACCACACCACGATTATGCATGGCGTTGAAAAAATTTCCACGCTTTTATCCACGGATGAGAAGTTACGCGAGGATATTGCCTGGATAAAAACTAAGCTTTGGGGGACAAGTTAA